In Apium graveolens cultivar Ventura chromosome 10, ASM990537v1, whole genome shotgun sequence, the following are encoded in one genomic region:
- the LOC141689344 gene encoding putative receptor-like serine/threonine-protein kinase At5g57670 — translation MIPSTPTKVVVGIPLDVEDSEELLSWAIEHLAHPNDTVIALHVLVMKKRKTIKTYQTQTRRAKAFVISVLGGFAQTCQSKQVNLEAKVAFSSSIGRGLIEEAQGISADYILIGSSKTRTNRTLRETRRFCFDNTPEGCSLVLIGRREQPQQNVTSKLMYNKDMLERRVETSPKTVLSSCEDKSSSTEEDSSSIGESSITESPLSHLSKDHLSKEQPSNKKQMSPLQRISSFLLTPFALSGRKRIEAFVDKEKPQPLLKCFSYEEIAKATNSFHPEYLVAIGGYSEVYRGDLDDGNTIAVKRLAKDNTDQNKEKEFLMELGILGHVNHPNTASLVGCCVENGLYLIFNFYPNGTLASALHGKQTLSLEWPVRYKIALGIARGLHYLHKCCKHRIIHRDIKASNVLLAPDYEPQISDFGLAKWLPSKWTHHAVIPIEGTFGYLAPEYFMHGIVDEKTDVFAFGILLLEIITGRKPVDSSQQNILLWAKPLMESGNVDELADPSLERKYDMNQMDRLILTASYCVRQSSIWRPSMAEVLQLLMYGQDSEAAEHWRLPKFRAEEMDDTSLLFGYDLPSDIVLEDIL, via the exons ATGATCCCTTCAACTCCAACTAAAGTAGTTGTAGGCATTCCTTTAGACGTGGAAGATAGCGAAGAGCTACTGTCATGGGCGATTGAGCATTTAGCTCACCCGAATGACACTGTTATTGCCCTGCATGTTCTTG TAATGAAGAAAAGGAAGACTATCAAAACATATCAAACGCAGACTCGTAGAGCCAAAGCCTTTGTTATATCAGTATTAGGGGGTTTTGCGCAAACCTGCCAGTCTAAGCAG GTAAATTTAGAGGCTAAAGTGGCCTTCAGCTCTAGTATTGGAAGAGGTTTAATTGAAGAAGCTCAAGGCATATCAGCAGATTATATTCTGATTGGAAGCTCTAAAACTAGAACTAATAG AACTCTCAGAGAAACGAGAAGATTCTGTTTTGATAATACTCCTGAAGGTTGCTCACTAGTCTTGATTGGGAGACGTGAACAGCCACAACAAAATGTTACCTCAAAACTCATGTACAACAAAG ATATGCTAGAGAGGAGAGTAGAGACTTCTCCAAAAACAGTGCTAAGTTCGTGTGAAGACAAATCATCAAGCACGGAAGAAGACAGCTCAAGCATTGGTGAATCAAGCATAACAGAATCTCCTCTTTCTCATTTGTCAAAAGATCATTTGTCGAAAGAGCAGCCTAGCAATAAGAAGCAAATGTCACCATTACAGCGAATTTCCTCTTTCTTGCTCACGCCATTTGCTTTGAGTGGGAGAAAAAGGATTGAGGCTTTTGTAGACAAAGAAAAGCCACAGCCTTTGTTGAAATGTTTTAGCTATGAAGAGATTGCAAAAGCTACAAATTCTTTCCACCCTG AGTATCTTGTAGCAATAGGAGGGTACTCGGAGGTGTATAGAGGCGATCTTGATGATGGAAATACCATAGCAGTGAAGAGATTAGCTAAGGATAATACTGACCAAAACAAGGAAAAAGAGTTCCTTATGGAGTTAGGAATATTAGGACATGTTAATCATCCTAATACAGCTAGCTTAGTTGGATGCTGCGTTGAAAATGGTTTATATCTCATCTTCAATTTTTATCCCAATGGAACTTTGGCATCAGCATTGCATGGTAAGCAAACTCTATCTTTAGAATGGCCAGTAAGGTATAAAATAGCCCTTGGAATTGCGAGGGGTCTGCATTACCTTCACAAATGTTGTAAGCACAGAATCATACACCGCGACATTAAAGCCTCAAATGTTCTTCTGGCTCCAGATTATGAACCACAG ATTTCTGATTTTGGGCTTGCGAAATGGCTTCCTAGCAAATGGACACACCATGCTGTAATTCCAATAGAGGGTACATTTGGATACTTGGCTCCAGAGTACTTCATGCATGGTATTGTTGATGAGAAAACAGACGTGTTTGCATTTGGTATTCTTCTTTTAGAGATCATAACTGGTCGAAAACCTGTTGATTCATCACAACAGAACATTCTCCTCTGG GCAAAACCACTGATGGAATCGGGAAACGTGGATGAACTAGCTGATCCAAGTCTAGAACGTAAATATGACATGAATCAAATGGACAGATTAATTCTCACAGCTTCCTATTGTGTAAGACAATCTTCAATCTGGCGCCCCTCTATGGCTGAG GTTTTGCAGCTATTAATGTATGGTCAAGACTCCGAGGCTGCAGAGCACTGGAGATTGCCGAAGTTTAGAGCTGAAGAGATGGATGATACTTCTTTGCTTTTTGGTTATGATCTTCCATCAGACATAGTTTTGGAGGACATTTTGTGA
- the LOC141692527 gene encoding zinc finger protein CONSTANS-LIKE 5, which produces MGDLAGVKRFPMGWTVKSKPCDACKTAAALLFCITDSSYMCMDCDSKIHCNNVYERVWMCEVCEQAPASVTCKADAAALCVRCDLDIHTANPLARRHERVPVAPFRHSVAVKSTATPILELPVIPENMNLFGSQNFKRSTGHGHEETNDCKMSAADMKSIELLFTDPDNLLEFDYPVPNVLSSLYCNENPGADSVVPVQINSKPPQPLLQSFVDQSADNHFEIDFTTSNIGSFGTSYTAQSISQNISSDVGVVPDGSCMSEISYPFALQMNNNVNTNSCANGNVQASIGTDREARVMRYREKRKNRKFEKTIRYASRKAYAETRPRIKGRFAKRSENTEDVSRWFTSSQPTTNFMENSSYGVVPSF; this is translated from the exons ATGGGTGACCTCGCCGGAGTCAAACGTTTTCCGATGGGATGGACGGTCAAGTCAAAGCCATGCGACGCTTGCAAGACAGCAGCGGCGCTGCTGTTTTGCATCACAGACTCGAGTTACATGTGCATGGACTGTGACTCGAAAATTCACTGTAACAATGTTTACGAGCGCGTGTGGATGTGCGAGGTGTGCGAGCAAGCCCCGGCTAGTGTTACATGTAAGGCAGACGCAGCTGCGCTTTGTGTGAGATGTGATTTAGATATTCACACCGCGAATCCGCTCGCACGGAGGCACGAGCGGGTCCCGGTGGCTCCGTTTCGTCATTCTGTTGCGGTGAAGTCCACCGCAACACCAATACTAGAATTACCTGTTATACCTGAGAATATGAATTTGTTCGGGAGCCAGAATTTTAAAAGAAGTACAGGCCACGGGCACGAAGAGACTAACGATTGTAAAATGTCGGCAGCAGATATGAAATCGATTGAGTTATTATTTACGGATCCGGATAATCTGCTCGAGTTTGATTATCCGGTTCCGAATGTTTTATCTTCTTTATACTGCAATGAAAATCCCGGCGCTGACAGCGTTGTTCCGGTTCAAATCAACAGCAAGCCGCCACAGCCTCTGCTGCAATCATTTGTAGATCAATCAGCTGACAATCATTTCGAGATAGACTTCACAACTTCAAATATAGGTTCATTCGGTACAAGTTACACAGCTCAATCCATCAGCCAAAAC ATATCATCGGATGTTGGAGTTGTGCCAGACGGGAGCTGTATGTCTGAAATATCGTATCCATTTGCGTTACAAATGAACAACAACGTAAACACAAATAGCTGCGCTAATGGAAATGTTCAGGCATCCATAGGCACGGACAGAGAAGCAAGAGTAATGAGGTACAGAGAAAAGAGGAAGAACAGAAAATTCGAGAAGACGATAAGATACGCTTCGCGAAAGGCCTATGCGGAGACGAGGCCCCGAATCAAAGGCCGGTTCGCGAAGCGGTCAGAAAATACAGAGGATGTAAGCCGGTGGTTCACTTCCAGCCAGCCGACGACAAATTTCATGGAGAATTCTAGTTACGGTGTAGTTCCGTCATTTTAG
- the LOC141692066 gene encoding PTI1-like tyrosine-protein kinase At3g15890: protein MGSSFSCCANQQVEEGLSSSSDASWRIFTYKELHTATNGFSDEKKLGEGGFGSVYFGKTSDGLQIAVKKLKSMNSKAEMEFAVEVEVLGRVRHQNLLGLRGYCADADQRLIVYDYMPNLSLLSHLHGQYATDVKLDWKRRMKIAIGSAEGLVYLHHEVSPHIIHRDVKASNVLLNSNFEPLVADFGFAKLIPEGVSHMTTRVKGTLGYLAPEYAMWGKVSESCDVYSFGILLLELVTGRKPIERLPGGVRRTITEWAEPLIANGKFKDLVDPKLAGNFDEIQLKRAIHVASLCVQSEPVSRPKMKEVAELLKGYEIKGSGIGNAMKMRLKSVKYEENLMALDQTSDEDEGKYDESSAYGVFGAINLQNMPDPYKRTNGDRRGKRG from the exons ATGGGTTCTTCTTTTAGTTGCTGCGCTAATCAACAAGTTGAAGAAGG GCTCTCATCATCAAGTGACGCTTCATGGAGAATCTTCACCTACAAAGAATTACACACCGCAACTAATGGCTTTAGCGACGAAAAGAAACTTGGAGAAGGAGGATTTGGAAGTGTTTATTTCGGAAAAACATCTGATGGTCTTCAG ATAGCGGTGAAGAAACTGAAATCTATGAATTCGAAAGCAGAGATGGAATTTGCAGTGGAAGTTGAAGTACTGGGAAGGGTACGACACCAAAATTTATTAGGACTGAGGGGATATTGTGCAGATGCTGATCAGCGGCTAATTGTATACGATTACATGCCTAATCTCAGTTTGCTGTCTCATCTCCACGGTCAATATGCCACTGATGTTAAATTAGACTGGAAGAGGAGAATGAAGATTGCCATTGGTTCTGCTGAAGGCTTAGT GTACTTGCACCATGAAGTGTCACCACACATAATCCACAGAGATGTGAAGGCTAGTAATGTGCTACTCAATTCAAACTTCGAACCTCTGGTTGCAGATTTCGGGTTTGCCAAGCTGATTCCAGAAGGTGTAAGTCACATGACCACGCGTGTCAAAGGAACATTAGGGTACCTAGCACCAGAGTATGCAATGTGGGGAAAAGTCTCCGAGAGTTGTGACGTTTACAGCTTCGGCATTTTGCTACTAGAACTCGTAACAGGAAGAAAACCAATAGAAAGACTCCCTGGTGGTGTAAGGAGAACAATAACTGAATGGGCTGAGCCACTTATCGCGAATGGCAAGTTCAAAGACCTCGTGGATCCAAAACTTGCAGGAAATTTCGACGAAATACAGTTGAAAAGGGCTATACATGTCGCATCCTTATGCGTGCAAAGCGAGCCTGTTAGTAGGCCTAAGATGAAAGAAGTGGCTGAGCTTCTTAAAGGTTATGAAATTAAAGGAAGTGGAATAGGAAATGCAATGAAAATGAGGCTTAAAAGTGTCAAGTATGAGGAGAACTTGATGGCACTTGATCAAACTAGTGATGAAGATGAAGGCAAATATGATGAAAGCAGTGCATATGGTGTGTTTGGTGCAATAAATCTGCAGAATATGCCAGACCCTTACAAGAGGACCAATGGAGAcagaagaggaaaaagaggttgA